The following proteins are encoded in a genomic region of Corylus avellana chromosome ca4, CavTom2PMs-1.0:
- the LOC132179046 gene encoding pectinesterase-like, which translates to MPISSVAEGGSKSFTISLSLLISIEILLFVNGLAGSPPLPTPSACGRAPYKAACEYMLSSARTAHLPQNPGEVFDHSVKFSMSQALSARAIAYNLSLYYAKAHTHTHLLDSMNDCLELLDDSLDQLTNVVNRKKMTDDSTDDVQTWLSAALTNQETCLETLENRKFKVEKGVMNGAAQNLSHFISNTLTLYMSSKPKGGAAGGHRRLLSDGFPAWVLAPERKLLEASVGEIEASAVVAKDGSGTHKSIGEAIAFAVSLAGEGRTVVHISAGVYHENLKFSTKQKNVMLIGDGKGKTVIVGDRNYEDGWTTFQSATVAAMGDGFIARDITFVNSAGPAKHQAVALRVGSDKSVIFRCSIVGYQDTLYTHSKRQFYRETDIYGTVDFIFGNSAVVFQNCNIYVRKPSSGRDNFITAQGRTSPDENTGISIHNCKISAASDFAPVKDKFSTYLGRPWKQYSRTIIMQSFLDDIIHPSGWSPWSGNFGLKTLYYGEYMNSGPGASTSGRVKWPGYRASLTSNEAQGFTVAGFIAGHLWLPSTGVSFDSGLLG; encoded by the exons ATGCCGATCTCCTCTGTTGCAGAAGGAGGAAGTAAATCATTCACAATTTCACTTTCTTTGCTCATAAGCATTGAAATTTTACTCTTTGTAAATGGCTTAGCAGGATCTCCGCCATTGCCAACACCTTCAGCGTGCGGGCGCGCCCCCTACAAAGCAGCTTGTGAATACATGCTGTCATCGGCGCGTACTGCTCATCTCCCCCAAAACCCGGGGGAGGTCTTTGACCACTCGGTCAAGTTTAGCATGAGCCAGGCCCTCTCGGCTCGAGCCATTGCCTACAACCTTAGCCTTTACTACGCAAAGGCTCACACCCATACCCACTTGCTTGACAGCATGAACGACTGTCTCGAGCTGCTCGACGACAGCCTAGACCAGCTCACCAATGTCGTCAACCGCAAGAAAATGACCGACGACAGCACTGATGACGTGCAGACGTGGCTCAGTGCTGCTCTTACCAACCAAGAAACCTGTCTCGAAACCCTTGAAAACCGTAAGTTTAAGGTAGAGAAAGGGGTAATGAATGGTGCGGCTCAAAATTTGAGCCACTTCATTAGCAACACCCTCACACTTTACATGTCTAGTAAGCCAAAGGGCGGGGCTGCCGGCGGCCATCGGAGATTGTTGTCCGATGGTTTTCCGGCGTGGGTTTTGGCGCCGGAGAGGAAACTTTTAGAAGCTTCTGTTGGAGAGATAGAAGCAAGTGCAGTGGTGGCTAAGGATGGGAGTGGGACGCACAAGAGCATAGGTGAGGCAATTGCTTTTGCGGTCTCATTGGCAGGCGAGGGTAGGACTGTAGTTCATATATCAGCTGGGGTTTATCATGAAAATCTTAAGTTTTCCACTAAGCAAAAAAACGTTATGTTAATTGGGGATGGAAAGGGCAAAACGGTCATTGTCGGTGACAGGAACTATGAAGATGGCTGGACAACTTTCCAGTCTGCAACTGTTG CCGCCATGGGAGACGGATTTATTGCTCGAGACATTACGTTTGTGAACAGCGCCGGCCCAGCAAAGCACCAAGCCGTTGCTCTTCGTGTCGGATCCGACAAGTCAGTGATCTTCCGATGTTCCATCGTCGGTTACCAAGACACACTCTACACTCACTCCAAACGCCAATTTTATCGAGAAACCGACATTTATGGGACGGTGGATTTCATATTCGGAAATTCCGCAGTGGTTTTccaaaattgtaacatataTGTGAGAAAACCTTCGTCTGGGCGAGACAATTTCATTACAGCACAAGGCCGGACAAGCCCAGATGAAAATACAGGCATTTCTATCCACAACTGCAAGATATCGGCTGCATCCGATTTCGCTCCTGTGAAAGATAAGTTTTCTACATATCTGGGAAGGCCATGGAAGCAATATTCTAGAACAATAATCATGCAATCCTTTTTAGATGACATAATACACCCGTCAGGATGGTCACCTTGGTCCGGaaattttgggcttaaaacactATATTATGGGGAATACATGAACTCGGGTCCTGGAGCCTCCACCTCCGGTCGGGTCAAGTGGCCGGGTTATCGTGCTTCACTCACGTCCAATGAAGCTCAGGGTTTCACCGTTGCTGGCTTCATCGCAGGACATCTTTGGTTGCCCTCCACTGGGGTGTCGTTTGATTCGGGACTACTTGGGTGA
- the LOC132179544 gene encoding transcription factor IBH1, whose amino-acid sequence MATKGVTLNTNARKIRFARRFISILLKMRKTRSPCSSSSIEDVRKRSQRIKIAAYSSMAHAVGPRRAWSRAVLFKLRSRARHQSMMKRRSFGLQKKRVVVVKNNNDIIPSGQLSQADRLRQLVPGGKAMDMCSLLEETADYISCLATQVKVMQTIADHFSK is encoded by the coding sequence ATGGCCACAAAGGGTGTAACCCTAAACACAAACGCCCGGAAAATCAGGTTTGCTCGTAGATTTATCAGCATCCTCTTGAAAATGAGAAAGACAAGATCACCCTGTTCCAGCTCGTCCATCGAGGATGTCCGTAAACGCAGCCAGAGAATAAAGATCGCGGCGTATTCGTCCATGGCTCATGCAGTCGGGCCAAGGAGGGCCTGGAGCCGAGCCGTTCTTTTCAAACTTCGAAGCCGAGCAAGGCACCAGAGCATGATGAAGAGGAGATCCTTCGGTTTGCAGAAGAAAAGGGTCGTTGTTGTTAAGAATAATAATGATATTATTCCCTCAGGACAGCTAAGCCAAGCCGACAGGCTTAGACAGCTTGTGCCGGGTGGAAAAGCCATGGATATGTGCAGCTTGTTAGAGGAGACAGCCGACTATATTAGCTGCCTTGCCACCCAGGTTAAGGTCATGCAGACTATTGCTGATCACTTTTCTAAATGA